The Halostagnicola larsenii XH-48 region ACTATCATATAAGTATACGATCGGATTTTCTCGGAGAGAAACTGCTCGTCTCGAGGGTAGAAGGGGTTACAGTTCGTCGGCGATAGCCGGCGCGACCGAGACCGAACTCACCGGTCGCTCGACCGTGTCGGTTCCGTAGATCGCTTCGACGCCCGCACGCGAGAGCTTCGTGTAGGCGTTACGGACCAGCAGCGGGTGAACGCAGGTGATAAAGACGCGGTCGACGCCGCGCTCGGAGAGGACCGCGACGGCCTCGCTCATCGTCGACCCCGTCGCGATGATATCGTCCGTGACGACGACGTCACGGCCGGCAACGTCGACGTCGCTCGGCGAAATTTCGACCTCGGTTCCGGATCGGCGCGTTTTCTCGAAGTAGTCTGTTTCCCCTGCTCCGTAGGCGTCTCGAACCGTCTCGGCGAGGTGTGTCGCCCCGGCGTCCGGTGAGAGGAAGACGGGATCCTCGAGCGCGTCGGGCAACGGTTCCGCGAGGCGTCCGGCGGCGTCGACCGCGGTCGCCGTCGGCTCGAAAAACTCGCAGACGTCGCGCTCGTGGGGATTGACGGTCAGCACGCGATCCGCCCCCGTCGAGATGGCGCGGGCGACCGCTCGAGCGGAGATCGGATGACCGGCCTCGAAGGCGTCGTCCTGGCGGCCGTACCCCATGTAGGGAATCACCGTAACGACTTCCTCGGCCCCCGCTTCGCGAACGGCGTCTTGCAGTTGCAGGAGTTCGATGTGCGCGTCGTTCGAAACGGTCGATGCGACGACGGTCGCCCGCCCGCCCTCGAACTCCGGCACCGCGGCGAGGGTTTCGCCGTCCGGAAACCGATCGTAGGTGGGGGTTGTGAGCGGTTCGTCGAGAACGCGGGCGAGCGAGGCGGCGAGCGACTGCGAGGCGGATCCGCTGACGATCATACTCGCAGAGTCTGCCCGCGGGCTAAACCCGTTTTCGTTCTCCGTTCCGAATCACGCAACTCGGACACACTCTGCTCTGGAATACTCCGCTCGAGGACACCCAGTTCTGGAACACCCAATCCGGGATCGGGATTAGTCCGCCGCCGTTGTGTCGTCGGCGTCGGCCTCACCGGATCCGCAGGGGCCGCCAGACGTTCCGCTGGCGATCGTCACGCTGTCGTCGCCTCTGACGCTGATAAAGAGGTTGAAACAGTCCGGATCGTTCCAGTCCGCAGGCGTCGCTTCGCGCAGTTCCTCGCCGTCGACGCGGGCGATGACTCTGAACGAACCGGGATCGCTGGGCCAGTTTCGCTCGAGCGTGGTGCTGTCGCCGTTCGTTTCGAGGACCTCGGTGCTCCAGGCCTCGATCTCGCCGTCGAACTCCACGAGGACATCGATCGTGTGGCTCGCGTCGTCAAGGTTCTCGACGGTGATGTCTCCGAGTACGGTGCCCGTTCGGTCGGCCGATTCGGCGTCGTCCGCTCCGTCATCGGTTCCGGTACTGTCGCCTCCGTCGCTTTCGCCGTCACCCCCTCCGTCGCTTTCGTTCCCACCGTCTTCCGCGTCTCCGTCGGGGCCGTCGTCACCCGATCCCATGCACCCGGCGACCGAACCCATCGTCGTTGCACCCGCGACGGCGAGCACGCGCCGTCGTGTTAGTTCTCCCATTGCCCGTCCCTGCGAATTCCGTCACAGTAAGCCTTCGTCAGACGACCGTCATGCGCCGTCGGGAGAGCCAGTCGCCGGAACTGCGATCCCCGTCACGCCCGTGACGCCGAGCACGTGAGGTCGCCAGCCGTCGCCATCGGCCGCGAAAACCGTCCCGTCGCTCGAGACCGCGTAGACGGTTTCGCCGTAACCGAATCCGACGATCGGATCGCTCGAGGCCGCGGGCCCGCCGCTGTCGTCCGATCCGCCGGCGATCGCCAACTCCTCGTCCCGAACCCATTCTCCCGCTTCGTCCCCGCCGGCCGCATACTCGTAGACAGCGCCGCTGGAAACCGCGTGCGCCCGCTCGAGGTGGCCTGGCTCGCTGGCCGGGTCGGTCGCGACGGTTTCTGTGGGATCGGATCGAATTTCCATCCAGCCGTTGCCGAGTTTGTACAGCCCCGATTCGGTCGCCGCGAGCGGGACGCCGGCGGCTGACACGTCGTGAACGTCGCTCAGGCCCGCGTGATCGAGCGCGCCGTCGTGGACGCGGTAGACGCCGCGTTCGGTTCCGAGCAGGTCGCCGTCCATCGCTCGCACGTCGGCCTCGAGGGAGTCGGCGAGCGTCTCCCAGTCGTCAGCGTCCCGCCCGTCGTCTCCGTCCCGGCGTGCGACGCGGCCGTCGGGGCCCGCGGCGAGGAGCGTTTCTCCGTCGTAGCTCACGGCCGTCGCGGGGCCGAATTCCGTCTCTGCGAACGAGTCAGGATCGGTCGGATCGGCCACCAGCACGTCCTCGTCGGTCGCGATGGAGATCGAACCCGGTCCGGCGGCGAGATCCCGCGTCTCACGTCGGTGACAGAGCGAAAACTCGCCGACTGCACTGTCAGAAACTCTCACGTGGACGAGTCCCATCGAACTGCCGACGTAGGCGTCGAGTGCGCCCCCGCTCTCGCCGTAGACGCGTTTTTCGTCGATCGTGCTCATACTCGTGCTCTCGGACGGGAGCGTCGAAAGCATTCTGCTTGGCGACGACGCCGTGTGTGCAATCGGTCGTTTCGACGGTCTCAGTGGGGGTGACTGTCCCCCGAAGGAGGCTGTTGTGCGGACGATCGTCCGGAACCCCTTTGAGGTGTCCGTACAGAGTGTTTGTCGATGAAAGTGTTCGGATCGAGTGGGACTCGGGGCGTCGCCAACGAGGAACTGACGCCGGAGTTCGTCCTGCGCGTGGCCAAAGCCGCGGGAACAGCCTGGGACGTCGACCGGATCGCGATCGCTCGAGACACGCGCCACACCGGCCGGATGCTCGCCGATGCGGCGGCCAGCGGAATCGTTAGCACGGGAACCGACGTCGATCGACTCGGGGTTTTGCCGACGCCGGGCGCGCAGTTTTACGCCGAGCGCGAGGGCGTTCCGACGATCGTCATCACGGCTTCGCACAACCCGCCGCAGTACAACGGCGTCAAACTCGTCGGCAGCGACGGCGTCGAACTGGCGATCGACGATCTCGAGCGGATCGAAGAGGCGCTGCTCGCCGAGTCGTTCGAGGTCGCTCCGTGGGACGAAACCGGAAGAAACCGCGACGTCGACGGCGTGCGACGGGACTACATCGATGAACTGTGCTCGGCCGTCGACCGCGAGCGAATCGCCGAGGGCGACCTGACCGTCGCCCTCGATCCGGGCCACGGCGCAGGCTCGCTCGTCAGCCCCGAATTCTTCCGCGAACTCGGCTGTCGCGTCATCACCGTCAACGGGCAGGCCGACGGCCACTTTCCCGGCCGAGACCCCGAACCCGTCCCCGACAACCTCGAGGACCTCGGTCGACTCGTCCGCGCGACCGACGCCGACGTCGGAATCGCTCACGACGGCGACGCCGACCGGGCCATCTTCTTCGACGAAACCGGCGAGTACGTCGAGGGCGACGCGACGCTCGCGGCGCTCGCCGCGGCCGAACTCGAGCCCGGCGATACGACCGTCTCCGCGGTCAACGTCTCCCAGCGGTTAGTCGACGTGGTCAACGATATCGGCGCGTCCATCGAACTCACGCCGATCGGCTCGACGAACATCATCACGCGAATCGAGGAACTCGAAGTCAACGGCCGACGCGTTCCGGTCGCCGGCGAAGGGAACGGCGGCATCTTCTTCCCCGGATTCCGCCTCTCGCGGGACGGGGCCTTTACCGCCGCTCGGTTCCTCGAACTCGTCGCCGATCAGTCGGTGAGCAACCTCGTCGAACCCTACGGCGGCTACGCCAACGTTCGGCGCAATATCGAGTACGACTCGACGGCCGAACGCGACGCGATGATCGACGCCGCAGCGAACCAGGCAAAAACCTCCGACGCAGAACTCAACACGCGCGACGGCTACAGACTCGATCACGGCGACGCCTGGGTGCTCGCCCGGCCCTCGGGCACCGAGCCGCTCGTCCGGATCTACGCGGAGGCGCGCGACTCGAGTCGCGCCGAGGAACTCGCAGGCGATATGTACCGGGCGCTGGCCGAGGCGAAAAACGACGCCTGAACCGCCCCTACCCCTTTTTGCATCGTTCACACGCGTCGCGCTCCCCACCGTTCCGTCGCGAGCAACAGCCGATGGGAACCGACGAGGATGATTACGGCGAGCACGATCAACGCTCCCTCGAGCACCGTCGTCAACAACCCGAGCGAGACGATTAGCGTGGTCGCACAGGCCGGCGGATGGCGGGTGTCAGTCGCCAGCATTCCGCCCGCGGTGAGCGTCGTCGCCAGCACGCCGCTTGCCGCGAGCCGAAGGCCCTCGACCGATCCTGCCTCCATCGCGGCAGTCATCGCGATCCCGCTCGCGAGCAGGTGATAGGCCACCAGTCCGGCCAGAACGCCGATAATATGTCCGCCGACCACCCGCCGGGGCGAGGTCGCGTCGCCCCGTTCGAAAAGCGCCAGCACGAACGCCGTGGGGCCGAGACTCGGGAACAGCATCGAGAGCCCCGAGAGCCACGCCAACACGGCTGTCGTCGTGATCAAGAGCCCCGTGTGGAGCGCGCTGCCGACCTTGTCGTCCATCCTACTCGCGCGTTCGAACTCGAGATACAAACGTCGAAGGGTTTGGATCGCTCGAGCGTCCGATTCCAGGTCATACTCGTGAACTGACGACCACCGATCGTGGTATCGGATGACCGCTCAGGGGACGACCGTCACCGGCACGTCCGCCTGCCGGGTTACCTGCTCGGCGATGCTCCCAAGTAACACCCTCGAGACGCCCGAGCGTCCCTTGCTCCCCATGACGATGCCGTCGATCCCGTTCTCCTGTGCGTACTCGAGGATGGCCTCGGCGGCCGTCCCGTCGACGACTTGGGCCTCGATCGTGGTGTCGTGCTCTCCGGCGAGTCGCTTGGCGTCCGCGAAAACGTCCGGTTCCGCGTCGGTCTGCGCTGCGGACGGCTGGTCGGCGTACCCCGCCTCGAGGTCGTCGATTGCGTGGAGAACCGTAATCTCGGCGTCCGGAAAGTGCTCGAGCGCGTACTCGAGAGCCGCCCGTGCGGGGTCGGAGTCGTCCATCGGAACGAGGAGGTTGTGGCTCATGGGCGGTTGTTCGTCCGCATCCGTGGAAAGTACTCTGCCGTATGTTGGTTCGTATCGCTCAACTGATTTTATTCGTTCCATGGGCTTATCTCACCGGAAGTCGAAGGAGAGCACCGTGTCTACCGAAGGAAACGACCAGATAGATTCGACCAAGATGACCATGGGGATTGCGATCGGACCGCCAATAGGATTTGTTCTTGGGGTCGCAATGGACAATATCGGGATGGGTCTTACGATCGGTATGGTTCTCGGTCTGGCTCTCGGTATAGCTTGGAGCCAAACGTAGTGAGCCACCACGCGCGAACTTGGACATTGCTCGGCAGTTGGCCGAAGAGGAGAGTCACTAGACCGGATCGTCGACCTCGAGCGCCGCCGCTAACTGTTCTCGTTCGTTTCGAAGCGCCTCGAGTTCGTCGGCCACCCGCCCGTCGGCTAGCCGTTTGCGTTCCTCGGATGTGAGCTGATCGGCCGCCTGGGCCGCCGTCTGTAGCCGGTCGTAGTCCGGATCGCGGGCGAACAGCCGAACCTCCCGCAGCAGGGCCACCGTCTCGTCGTCGGCGATCCGATCGACGAACGGCCGATACTCTCGCGTTCGCCGCCGAAGGACGCCCGCGGGTTCGGGCGGCCAGCCGACGGTCAACGGCTCGGCGTCGATTCCGTCGAGGTAGGTCTGCTGGGTGGCCACCTGGCGCTTGAGTTCGTCCGCGTCGTCGACGTAGTGTGAGAGCTTCGAGCGGGAGTACTCGGCGTACTCGAGCAGTTCGTCGATCGTGTACTCGCCGGCGGGATTCGTCTCGACGTATGACTCGAGGTCGGCGGGCGGCAGTTCGTAGTCGACGAACGGATACCAGCGCGTCCGATCGAGGAACGCGAACACCTCCCGCGCCGAGGCGTTGCTACGATATTCCTCGAACGCCTCGCGAACCCCCTCGTCGTAGGCTTCGATCGGTTCTCGAAGCCTCTCGACCGGTGCGTCGAAATCGGCGTGGGAGAGCTCGAGCAATCGTTCTGCCTCCGCGAGTTCGTCGTCGATCTCCCCGAGGCGCTGGCCGGCGTTCGTCCGGGCCGCCCCCAGCGCCTCCCGCGCGGCTTCGCGTTCGTCGAGTAAGTCCGCGTACTGCTTTGCCGGCTCGAGTTCGGCTTCCGCGCGCTCGAAATCGGACTCGCTGAGCCGACGCTTGTCGATCGCGTCCAGCGCCGCCTCGAAGGCCTCTCGCCCCTGCAGGTCGTCGTTGAGGCCCTCCACGAGCGCGTCGAACTTCCCCTCGAGTTCGATGTAGGCCTGGAAGTTCTCCCGACCCGTGCCGGTCGCCCGATCGACGTACGATTCGAGGAGTTCGGTCGCGTTCCGGTAGGCCGTCGCGGCTTCTTCGACCGCCGCCTCGTCGCCACCGCCCTGCCGTTCGATTCGTTGCTGTGCCGTCTCGAGTCGCTCACGGGCGTCTCGGAGCTCTGCGAGCGCCTCGGAGTCCGCGCGATGAACGGATTCGCTCATTGTGTTTGGAGTGTCGGTGTGGGGTTTTGCTGTCTCGAGTGTCGATGTGGGAGTTCCCCGTTGGGCGGTTCGATGTAATTCGCTATTACTCGTAGACGGCGTCGGGGTCGAACACCTTCTCGCCGACGTTCTCGCCGTCGATAGTTCGGTAGAAACACGACCGGCGGCCCGTGTGGCAGGCACCGCCTTCCTGCTCGACGAGATAGAGCAGCGTGTCGGCGTCGCAGTCGACCCGAACCTCCGCCACCTGCTGGGTGTGGCCGCTGGTCTTTCCTTTCTCCCACAACTCATCGCGACTCCGCGAGTAGTAGTGGGCTCTGCCGGTCTCTCGGGTCCGCTCGAGCGCTTCCGGAGAGACGTACGCGAGCATCAACACGTCGCCCGATTCGGCGTCCTGTGCCACGGCGGGAACCAGCCCGTCGTCGCCGAAATCGACTTCGATACCGTCGTCCATACTCGGAGGAAAGTCCGTCGGGGGCGATAGGTCTTTTGCTGCACTCGAGATTCTGGGAACGGTGGGACTCGTCTCGAGGCGACATCCGCGTATTTCAGCCGATTTGCCGGATGAGACGTAGTATCTAACTTTCCCTATTGCCCGCCCCTGCTCTAGAACCCGCTCGTCGCTGTCCGTGCGAGCAGGCTGCTTGAGCGTTTCGGGGTTCGTGCGTTTCAGTATGAGACCGTTTCGAGTCCGTCGATCGCTTCGAAATGCTCGTCTCGAGTCACGAGCGCTGCGCCGTGATGGCGACAGGTGCCGGCTATCAGCACATCCCCGTGGTTGATCGGCTGACCAGCCTCGAGCAATTCGGCGTTGATCTGGGCTGCTTCCCGACTGACGCCGTGATCGAACTCGAGCGGCTCGATCCAGTCCAGACTCGTCTGCGCTTTTTCGATCGAATCACCGTCGTACAGCGCTGCACCTTCGTACACCTCGTAGAGGACGAGTGCGGGCGCGTAATAGATCGGTGCGCTCTGTCGCTCGAGAAATTTCGCGGTCGCAGTAACGCCATCGAGGTAGTCGATGAGAAAGGTCGTATCCAGTGCGATCATCGTTCACTGTCCCGGTCTCGACGGTCGCGGTGTCGTTCCCGTCGCTCCGCTATGTCTTCGTTTAGGCCCGCTCGAGCCGTTTCGGCCGCGTTGCGGAACCCTTCGTCGTTTTCGAATGCGCCGAATCCTTTCATGACATCGCGGTCCGCATCAGTAAGTCGGAGAATCGTGTCGGTGAAGCTCTCGTCCTCTCGTTTGTAGGCTTTCAGATGTTCGTACGCTTCTTCAGTAACGGTCAAACTCTTCGTGGCCATCGGTCTATGTGTACGTTTAGACGTACATACGCATAACGCTATTCCTGCTCTCATTCGCTCACCCTAATTCAATGGGGATCGGTTCAACGTCTCTCTCGGACGACTCGAGCGGCTCTCCCCTGAAATCGAAGCCAAATTCGTTTATCGGAACCTGAACCTCGAGCCCAGTTCACGGACCGAAATCTCGACTCGAGCAAACGTTCACTCACCGTTGGGATAGGACGGTTCACACTCTATCGTCTCAAAAACTAGGGAGACGTATGAGTGCCTTCGGCGTGGTCTTTCTCGAGAACGCAGCCAACTCGGCGGTCTCGAAACCATCCACAAACTCCGTTCTAAACCGATTAAAGAGTCGCTTGTAGCAAGAACAGCGTCGCGTTGTAGCCGCCGTGGATCCACATCACCAGATAGAGGTTGTTGTACCGCTCGTAGAGCCAGCCGAAGGCCACCGAGAGGACGAAAATGACGCCGAGCGAGACGATGGCGGCCGAAAGCGTCGTCGTGAAGTACGCTGGGAGGTGGATGCTCGAGAACAGGATCGAGGTTCCGACGATCGCCCCGGTGGAGCCGAACGCCGGGCGCATGTAGTTCTGGATCAGGCCCCGGAACAGCAACTCCTCGGCGGGGCCGATCACGAGAATCGAGATCACGGCGAGTGCGACGTAGTAGTACGGCGAGACGTCGCCGCCGATCAGCGAGTGCTCCGAGGCGGGGATCCCGAGCGCGGAACTGGCCAGCGAGAGCGCGGCCTGAAGCACGACGAGTCCGACGATGGCGAGGAGGCTCACGCCGATCTGGCGACGCGTCGGCCTTGAGAGCCCGAACTCGGCTTTCGGAATCCAGCCGCGGACGACCGACAGCGCGGCGAGTCCGAGCGCGCCGAGTCCCAGTAGCCCTGACTCCATCCCGGCGAGGAGTACAAAGCCCTCGCCCTCGATGAACGCGTCGAACTGCTCGATGTCGCCGGTGGTCACAGCGAGGTAGATCATGGCCCCGAGCATCAGAACGAAGAAGACGGCGAACGTAAAGATGAACGCGCCGAGAATGTACCCGATCGAACCCAAAATCGCGATCAGGGCCGACCGCGACGGGGGATCGGTTGGAGGGGACTGCTCGGAAGCGCTCGGCGGAGCCGATTGTGGGTCGTCCATACTGACTATCGGGGGATCAGAACGAAGAACGTGTCGATGGCGGAACTCTCTCGACTAACGCCCTCGAGCGAGCGGCCCGCTCAGTCCTGGCCGTTCAGGATGATGTCTGCGACATCGATGATCCGCTCGTCGGCCTCGAGTTCCTCTCGAGCC contains the following coding sequences:
- a CDS encoding antitoxin VapB family protein, coding for MATKSLTVTEEAYEHLKAYKREDESFTDTILRLTDADRDVMKGFGAFENDEGFRNAAETARAGLNEDIAERRERHRDRRDRDSER
- a CDS encoding CPBP family intramembrane glutamic endopeptidase: MDDPQSAPPSASEQSPPTDPPSRSALIAILGSIGYILGAFIFTFAVFFVLMLGAMIYLAVTTGDIEQFDAFIEGEGFVLLAGMESGLLGLGALGLAALSVVRGWIPKAEFGLSRPTRRQIGVSLLAIVGLVVLQAALSLASSALGIPASEHSLIGGDVSPYYYVALAVISILVIGPAEELLFRGLIQNYMRPAFGSTGAIVGTSILFSSIHLPAYFTTTLSAAIVSLGVIFVLSVAFGWLYERYNNLYLVMWIHGGYNATLFLLQATL
- the glmM gene encoding phosphoglucosamine mutase, with the protein product MKVFGSSGTRGVANEELTPEFVLRVAKAAGTAWDVDRIAIARDTRHTGRMLADAAASGIVSTGTDVDRLGVLPTPGAQFYAEREGVPTIVITASHNPPQYNGVKLVGSDGVELAIDDLERIEEALLAESFEVAPWDETGRNRDVDGVRRDYIDELCSAVDRERIAEGDLTVALDPGHGAGSLVSPEFFRELGCRVITVNGQADGHFPGRDPEPVPDNLEDLGRLVRATDADVGIAHDGDADRAIFFDETGEYVEGDATLAALAAAELEPGDTTVSAVNVSQRLVDVVNDIGASIELTPIGSTNIITRIEELEVNGRRVPVAGEGNGGIFFPGFRLSRDGAFTAARFLELVADQSVSNLVEPYGGYANVRRNIEYDSTAERDAMIDAAANQAKTSDAELNTRDGYRLDHGDAWVLARPSGTEPLVRIYAEARDSSRAEELAGDMYRALAEAKNDA
- a CDS encoding HPP family protein gives rise to the protein MDDKVGSALHTGLLITTTAVLAWLSGLSMLFPSLGPTAFVLALFERGDATSPRRVVGGHIIGVLAGLVAYHLLASGIAMTAAMEAGSVEGLRLAASGVLATTLTAGGMLATDTRHPPACATTLIVSLGLLTTVLEGALIVLAVIILVGSHRLLLATERWGARRV
- a CDS encoding DUF7118 family protein, with the protein product MSESVHRADSEALAELRDARERLETAQQRIERQGGGDEAAVEEAATAYRNATELLESYVDRATGTGRENFQAYIELEGKFDALVEGLNDDLQGREAFEAALDAIDKRRLSESDFERAEAELEPAKQYADLLDEREAAREALGAARTNAGQRLGEIDDELAEAERLLELSHADFDAPVERLREPIEAYDEGVREAFEEYRSNASAREVFAFLDRTRWYPFVDYELPPADLESYVETNPAGEYTIDELLEYAEYSRSKLSHYVDDADELKRQVATQQTYLDGIDAEPLTVGWPPEPAGVLRRRTREYRPFVDRIADDETVALLREVRLFARDPDYDRLQTAAQAADQLTSEERKRLADGRVADELEALRNEREQLAAALEVDDPV
- a CDS encoding type II toxin-antitoxin system VapC family toxin encodes the protein MIALDTTFLIDYLDGVTATAKFLERQSAPIYYAPALVLYEVYEGAALYDGDSIEKAQTSLDWIEPLEFDHGVSREAAQINAELLEAGQPINHGDVLIAGTCRHHGAALVTRDEHFEAIDGLETVSY
- a CDS encoding ribose-phosphate diphosphokinase, with translation MIVSGSASQSLAASLARVLDEPLTTPTYDRFPDGETLAAVPEFEGGRATVVASTVSNDAHIELLQLQDAVREAGAEEVVTVIPYMGYGRQDDAFEAGHPISARAVARAISTGADRVLTVNPHERDVCEFFEPTATAVDAAGRLAEPLPDALEDPVFLSPDAGATHLAETVRDAYGAGETDYFEKTRRSGTEVEISPSDVDVAGRDVVVTDDIIATGSTMSEAVAVLSERGVDRVFITCVHPLLVRNAYTKLSRAGVEAIYGTDTVERPVSSVSVAPAIADEL
- a CDS encoding universal stress protein, with protein sequence MSHNLLVPMDDSDPARAALEYALEHFPDAEITVLHAIDDLEAGYADQPSAAQTDAEPDVFADAKRLAGEHDTTIEAQVVDGTAAEAILEYAQENGIDGIVMGSKGRSGVSRVLLGSIAEQVTRQADVPVTVVP
- the hisI gene encoding phosphoribosyl-AMP cyclohydrolase is translated as MDDGIEVDFGDDGLVPAVAQDAESGDVLMLAYVSPEALERTRETGRAHYYSRSRDELWEKGKTSGHTQQVAEVRVDCDADTLLYLVEQEGGACHTGRRSCFYRTIDGENVGEKVFDPDAVYE
- a CDS encoding HVO_0234 family beta-propeller protein — protein: MSTIDEKRVYGESGGALDAYVGSSMGLVHVRVSDSAVGEFSLCHRRETRDLAAGPGSISIATDEDVLVADPTDPDSFAETEFGPATAVSYDGETLLAAGPDGRVARRDGDDGRDADDWETLADSLEADVRAMDGDLLGTERGVYRVHDGALDHAGLSDVHDVSAAGVPLAATESGLYKLGNGWMEIRSDPTETVATDPASEPGHLERAHAVSSGAVYEYAAGGDEAGEWVRDEELAIAGGSDDSGGPAASSDPIVGFGYGETVYAVSSDGTVFAADGDGWRPHVLGVTGVTGIAVPATGSPDGA